One stretch of Paenibacillus sp. FSL R5-0341 DNA includes these proteins:
- a CDS encoding glutathione peroxidase has translation MSVYSYQAVTTANQEVSLDLYQGKVLVIANTASKCGLTPQYGELQKLYDRYRDQGLVVLGFPCNQFGGQEPGTSEEAESFCQINYGVNFPVFAKVDVNGEETHPLFQYLKEQQPGVGETSDIQWNFTKFLVNREGEVVGRVEPKESPETMIADIEKLLG, from the coding sequence ATGTCCGTATATTCATATCAGGCGGTAACTACCGCGAATCAAGAAGTCTCACTGGATCTGTATCAAGGTAAAGTATTGGTCATTGCCAATACAGCCAGCAAGTGTGGACTGACCCCGCAATACGGTGAATTGCAAAAGCTCTACGATCGTTATCGCGATCAAGGCTTGGTTGTACTGGGTTTCCCTTGTAACCAGTTTGGAGGGCAGGAGCCAGGTACAAGTGAGGAAGCCGAATCATTTTGCCAGATTAACTATGGTGTGAATTTCCCGGTGTTTGCCAAGGTAGATGTGAATGGTGAGGAAACACATCCTCTATTCCAATACCTGAAGGAGCAACAACCCGGCGTAGGCGAAACAAGCGACATCCAATGGAACTTTACCAAGTTCCTTGTTAACCGTGAAGGTGAAGTGGTAGGTCGTGTTGAACCGAAAGAATCTCCGGAGACCATGATCGCAGACATCGAGAAATTACTCGGTTAA
- a CDS encoding ABC transporter ATP-binding protein, which translates to MFRLETTKLDIAYEERLIVEDLNIQIPQGKITALVGANGSGKSTILKTMARIMAPKAGSVLLDGKSIHKQSTREVAKQLAILPQNPTAPEGLTVTELVSYGRFPYQKGFGSMRPEDKRMIEWAIEVTAMTEFHDRPIDQLSGGQRQRAWIAMALAQETDILFLDEPTTFLDMAHQLEVLQLLEQLNATANRTIVMVVHDLNHASRYAHHMIGIKKGKAIAHGSPVEVMNSDVLREVFNIEADIVIDPRSGVPLCLPYALAGERQQAKPPEQMVMNSAMVHAGGRTEPRVQATGS; encoded by the coding sequence ATGTTTCGTCTGGAGACGACCAAGCTGGATATCGCTTATGAGGAAAGACTAATTGTAGAGGATCTGAATATTCAGATTCCCCAAGGAAAAATTACAGCACTTGTTGGAGCCAATGGTTCAGGGAAGTCAACCATCCTGAAAACGATGGCACGTATTATGGCTCCAAAAGCAGGTAGTGTATTGCTCGACGGGAAGTCCATCCATAAACAGTCCACGCGTGAAGTTGCCAAGCAGCTTGCGATTTTGCCACAGAACCCGACAGCCCCTGAAGGACTTACGGTTACTGAACTGGTATCCTACGGACGTTTTCCTTATCAAAAAGGATTTGGTTCCATGCGTCCTGAAGATAAACGCATGATTGAATGGGCTATTGAAGTAACAGCCATGACCGAATTCCATGATCGTCCAATTGATCAACTGTCCGGTGGACAGCGTCAACGTGCCTGGATTGCCATGGCACTTGCTCAAGAAACGGACATCCTTTTCCTGGACGAGCCGACAACGTTCCTGGATATGGCTCACCAGCTGGAAGTACTGCAATTGCTTGAGCAGTTGAATGCCACAGCCAACCGTACCATTGTTATGGTTGTACATGACTTGAATCATGCTTCCCGTTATGCACATCACATGATTGGTATCAAAAAAGGTAAAGCCATTGCTCATGGTTCACCTGTGGAAGTTATGAACTCGGATGTGCTTCGTGAAGTATTCAACATTGAAGCAGATATCGTGATTGATCCGCGTTCGGGTGTACCACTCTGCTTGCCTTACGCGCTTGCAGGTGAACGCCAACAAGCGAAGCCGCCGGAACAAATGGTCATGAACAGTGCGATGGTTCATGCTGGAGGACGGACAGAACCACGTGTTCAAGCGACAGGAAGTTAA
- a CDS encoding (2Fe-2S)-binding protein has product MGAINYTWLEQYGRITTGPVNEPVFGMPLTLLRHPEDAKLMLEAYNEHLRADSLRSAAVYFMHSVRGLVLGIHYMTSMCDASLNISLENIHLQLEVQEGRPVLHFQLVDATEHVHPGSVINGVEDASHWRNELLTAYYGEQLHPIIEGVALAGEANTGQMWAQLASILRWFKTTVVKMDITDSEREAVIQGYEHVIALPPEILGLRKNMLSFKPVEIANPHQPGETMLMKPTCCLHYQVYGGQNYCYSCPKLTKAERQERYDAIVAAKSG; this is encoded by the coding sequence ATGGGAGCAATCAACTACACGTGGTTAGAGCAATATGGACGTATAACGACCGGTCCGGTTAACGAACCGGTTTTTGGCATGCCTTTGACATTGTTGAGACATCCGGAGGACGCAAAGCTTATGCTCGAAGCCTATAATGAGCACCTGCGTGCAGATTCCCTTCGCTCTGCTGCCGTATATTTCATGCACTCTGTTCGCGGTTTGGTGCTCGGTATTCACTACATGACGTCCATGTGTGATGCGTCGTTGAATATATCGCTGGAGAATATCCATTTGCAGTTGGAGGTTCAGGAAGGGCGTCCTGTACTCCATTTTCAACTTGTAGATGCAACCGAGCATGTCCATCCTGGATCAGTCATCAACGGTGTTGAAGATGCATCCCACTGGCGGAATGAGTTGCTTACAGCATATTACGGTGAACAACTGCACCCAATAATTGAAGGAGTGGCCCTTGCCGGAGAAGCAAACACGGGACAGATGTGGGCACAGCTTGCATCCATCCTGAGATGGTTCAAGACGACAGTGGTAAAGATGGACATTACGGACTCGGAACGAGAAGCTGTAATCCAGGGATATGAGCATGTCATTGCCTTGCCACCGGAGATTCTGGGGTTACGCAAGAATATGCTGTCCTTCAAACCGGTCGAGATTGCTAATCCCCATCAACCGGGAGAGACCATGCTAATGAAGCCGACATGCTGCCTGCACTATCAGGTGTACGGTGGGCAGAACTACTGTTACAGCTGTCCCAAACTGACCAAGGCCGAACGGCAAGAGCGGTACGATGCGATTGTGGCTGCCAAGTCAGGTTGA